The Actinomadura sp. WMMB 499 genome includes a window with the following:
- the eccD gene encoding type VII secretion integral membrane protein EccD has translation MNVTTGADLCRVIIVAPHRRVDLSLPAGIPLSHMLPTLLQVAGPDLADAGLVHSGWILQRLDEPPLDESQSLTGLGIRDGEILFFRPELAQLPEVVFDDVADVVATGVNDRPDRWRPETTRRCGLLAAAATLLAGAVAVALAGPPWHLLAAASGGMAVFLLLAGVALSRALGDAGAGAVLGYSALPYAFLGGLLAPARPVELHDLGAPHLAAASGAVTLAAAIAAFTILEGLPTFLGIAVTGLLGLTATAVTDGFGVPPAGTAAFTASLCLALTALIPSLAFRLARLPLPPVPENAEELRSAQTFDGPTLLHRTQEADRFATGLVAAVALTGLGAHLTLLTADGWLPFTMALCLSLVLLLRARVFHGRSQRLWMIGSGLTGLAVLAFGQAPASPAMALLAVLIPATLIATTMIVMALRLPVRKPSPFWGRAGDIADIMLIVSLLPLAMGLLNLYTWLRGLAG, from the coding sequence ATGAACGTAACGACGGGGGCCGACCTATGCCGCGTGATCATTGTGGCGCCTCATCGCCGAGTGGACCTCTCCCTCCCGGCGGGCATTCCCCTTTCCCACATGCTCCCCACATTGCTGCAGGTCGCGGGCCCCGACCTCGCCGATGCCGGGCTCGTCCACTCGGGCTGGATCCTGCAACGCCTGGACGAGCCGCCCCTCGACGAGTCGCAGTCGCTCACCGGCCTCGGCATCCGTGACGGCGAGATCCTCTTCTTCCGGCCCGAACTCGCCCAGCTCCCGGAGGTCGTCTTCGACGACGTCGCGGACGTCGTCGCGACCGGCGTCAACGACCGTCCTGACCGCTGGCGTCCGGAAACGACCCGCCGCTGCGGCCTGCTCGCCGCCGCCGCGACCCTCCTCGCCGGTGCGGTGGCCGTCGCCCTCGCCGGCCCGCCCTGGCACCTCCTGGCGGCGGCGTCCGGCGGCATGGCCGTATTCCTCCTGCTCGCGGGGGTTGCCCTGTCCCGCGCGCTCGGCGACGCCGGCGCCGGGGCCGTCCTCGGCTACAGCGCCCTCCCGTACGCCTTCCTCGGCGGCCTCCTCGCCCCCGCCCGTCCCGTCGAGCTGCATGATCTCGGGGCGCCGCACCTCGCGGCCGCCTCAGGAGCGGTGACCCTGGCCGCCGCCATCGCCGCGTTCACCATCCTGGAGGGCCTGCCGACCTTCCTCGGCATCGCCGTCACCGGGCTCCTCGGCCTGACCGCCACCGCGGTGACCGACGGCTTCGGCGTGCCGCCGGCCGGGACGGCCGCGTTCACCGCGTCCCTCTGCCTCGCGCTTACCGCGCTCATCCCGTCCCTCGCGTTCCGGCTGGCACGCCTGCCACTGCCACCAGTCCCGGAGAACGCCGAAGAACTTCGCAGCGCCCAGACGTTCGATGGCCCGACCCTGCTCCATCGCACGCAGGAAGCGGACCGTTTCGCCACCGGACTCGTGGCCGCCGTCGCCCTGACCGGCCTGGGCGCCCACCTCACCCTGCTCACCGCGGACGGCTGGCTCCCGTTCACCATGGCGCTCTGCCTTTCCCTGGTGCTCCTCCTTCGCGCCCGTGTCTTCCACGGCCGGTCCCAGCGCCTCTGGATGATCGGCTCCGGACTGACCGGCCTCGCCGTTCTCGCATTCGGTCAGGCGCCCGCATCCCCCGCCATGGCCCTGCTCGCGGTACTCATTCCCGCCACCCTCATCGCGACAACGATGATCGTGATGGCGCTCCGCCTGCCCGTCCGCAAGCCGTCCCCCTTCTGGGGACGCGCGGGCGACATCGCCGACATCATGCTCATCGTCAGCCTGCTCCCGCTCGCCATGGGCCTGCTGAACCTGTACACGTGGCTGCGCGGGCTGGCGGGCTGA
- a CDS encoding ISL3 family transposase, with the protein MLNKRVWKRLLGVEHTVLERLEAEETTAGGLLLVAYVRPDALRALRCPHCDRRCGRYDAGDGRRRWRPLDLGTVRCLLEADAPRVRCPGHGVAVAAVPWAHPGSRFTTCFEDTVAWTAAHAPFSTVTRLLRVTWRTVTGIVTRVIARATAGADRLDGLERIGIDEIAYRKGHRYLTIVVNHADGTIVWAAEGRNCATLNTFFDALGGRAAALTHVTCDGAEWIHRPVRERAPQALLCLDPFHVVKWGTDALDALRRRMAADLRRRGRAGPAAALKGTRWILIRNPGDLTGTQRTTLAGLQHTNKRLYRAYLIKEQLRQVFAARADGGRALLAGLIAWCRRCRITEFVKLGATLTRFQPLIINTLESGLSNARLEATNTHLRALTKRANGFHTPDALIAMAALTRGGLCPPLPGRL; encoded by the coding sequence GTGCTGAACAAGAGGGTATGGAAGCGGCTACTCGGTGTCGAACACACCGTTCTCGAGCGGCTGGAGGCAGAAGAGACCACCGCCGGCGGGCTGCTGCTGGTCGCTTATGTCCGGCCCGACGCGCTGCGGGCGCTGCGGTGCCCGCACTGCGACCGGCGGTGCGGCCGCTACGACGCCGGGGACGGCCGCCGCCGATGGCGCCCACTGGATCTGGGGACGGTGCGGTGCCTGCTGGAGGCCGACGCGCCCCGCGTCCGCTGCCCCGGGCACGGTGTCGCGGTCGCGGCGGTGCCGTGGGCCCACCCCGGCTCGCGGTTCACAACCTGCTTCGAGGACACCGTCGCCTGGACCGCCGCCCACGCCCCGTTTTCCACGGTGACCCGGCTGCTGCGCGTCACCTGGCGGACCGTGACCGGCATCGTGACCCGCGTGATCGCCCGCGCCACCGCCGGTGCCGACCGCCTCGACGGCCTGGAGCGGATCGGGATCGACGAGATCGCCTACCGCAAGGGCCACCGCTATCTGACGATCGTGGTGAACCACGCCGACGGGACGATCGTGTGGGCGGCCGAGGGCCGCAACTGCGCCACCCTGAACACCTTCTTCGACGCCCTCGGCGGCCGGGCCGCTGCCCTGACCCACGTGACCTGCGACGGAGCCGAGTGGATCCACCGCCCGGTCCGCGAACGCGCCCCGCAGGCCCTGCTCTGCCTCGACCCGTTCCACGTGGTCAAGTGGGGCACCGACGCCCTCGACGCCCTGCGCCGCCGGATGGCCGCCGACCTGCGCCGCCGCGGCCGCGCAGGCCCGGCCGCCGCGCTGAAGGGTACCCGCTGGATCCTGATCCGCAACCCCGGCGACCTGACCGGCACCCAGCGCACCACCCTGGCCGGGCTGCAGCACACCAACAAACGCCTCTACCGGGCCTATCTCATCAAGGAACAGCTCCGGCAGGTCTTCGCCGCCCGCGCCGACGGCGGTCGGGCCCTGCTCGCCGGGCTGATCGCCTGGTGCCGCCGCTGCCGCATCACCGAGTTCGTCAAACTCGGCGCCACCCTGACCCGGTTCCAGCCGCTGATCATCAACACCCTCGAATCCGGGCTGTCCAACGCCCGGCTCGAGGCCACCAACACCCATCTGCGGGCCCTGACCAAACGCGCGAACGGGTTCCACACCCCCGACGCGCTCATCGCCATGGCCGCCCTCACCCGAGGCGGCCTATGCCCGCCACTGCCCGGACGCCTATAG
- a CDS encoding WXG100 family type VII secretion target, which produces MSDYTYVNFGGMQNAQQNFMNALKSYQATLDSLDAQVRANLAEWDGDARAAYEQKSREWKQAAQRMATAVNGMSRAIGDSHDIHLGAERTNTAMWAG; this is translated from the coding sequence ATGAGCGACTACACCTACGTCAACTTCGGCGGCATGCAGAATGCCCAGCAGAACTTCATGAACGCTCTCAAGAGCTACCAGGCCACCCTCGACTCCCTGGACGCACAGGTCCGAGCCAACCTGGCCGAGTGGGACGGCGACGCCCGCGCCGCCTACGAACAGAAGTCCCGCGAGTGGAAGCAGGCCGCCCAGCGCATGGCCACCGCCGTCAACGGCATGAGCCGCGCCATCGGCGACTCCCACGACATCCACCTCGGGGCCGAGCGCACCAACACCGCCATGTGGGCCGGCTGA
- a CDS encoding WXG100 family type VII secretion target, translated as MTQSSVNRQHMQQAAGKVQDAHGQIGQIKGQLNSHHGELQGSWKGESSAAFTQVYAMFETEFSKVMKDLNIIHEKLVDTRVKYESAEQEKTTRVNGLKGLVNG; from the coding sequence ATGACGCAGTCATCGGTCAACCGGCAACACATGCAGCAGGCTGCCGGCAAGGTCCAGGACGCTCACGGACAAATCGGGCAGATCAAGGGGCAACTGAACTCCCACCACGGCGAACTGCAAGGTTCCTGGAAGGGTGAGTCCTCCGCCGCGTTCACGCAGGTCTACGCGATGTTCGAGACCGAGTTCAGCAAGGTCATGAAGGACCTGAACATCATTCACGAAAAGCTCGTGGACACCCGCGTCAAGTACGAGAGCGCCGAGCAGGAGAAGACCACGCGCGTCAACGGCCTCAAGGGCCTCGTCAACGGCTGA
- the eccB gene encoding type VII secretion protein EccB, translating to MAARAGGLMQTRKDLYQAHRLTTQRIALALLQGSPSAAESPLRRTGVGTLIGVMIVVLIAAGFGIAGLIFKGGARNLERSGVVVIEKETGATYAYSAETRKLVPFVNYASARLAMATSDIERKLVSAKSLAKYARGPLTGIPGAPESLPTPKDLGKAPWSLCVRRTGTDTTVSLVGGRDVGGTALAENQGLLVSADSQSWLIWHSTRMEISPRAARVLSPQQPVPVDPHWLNGLPQGPDFAAPTVPGRGGNVPGPNGAPTPTGQVFHVQAIAGTPERWYVQLPDGLSNISATQARLLMDVPAAAPPRDITPAAAASSPSRTNLYSRELPESPPRITSYDPSQPLCTVYRDTDKLSTSAGFTIGGTLPTTTPTPAGLDQVVIPGGATFAGTLPGPDQSPESFALITDQGTRYPIATPDDISKLGYTSNQAVPVPTNLLALFEEGPTLTATAARRPIPANNPPVATSP from the coding sequence GTGGCTGCGCGGGCTGGCGGGCTGATGCAGACCCGCAAGGACCTCTACCAGGCCCACCGCCTGACGACCCAGCGCATCGCGCTGGCCCTCCTGCAGGGCAGCCCCAGCGCCGCCGAATCCCCGCTCCGACGCACGGGCGTCGGCACTCTCATCGGCGTCATGATCGTCGTCTTGATCGCGGCCGGCTTCGGCATCGCGGGCCTCATCTTCAAGGGCGGAGCCCGTAACCTCGAACGTTCGGGCGTCGTCGTCATCGAGAAGGAGACCGGCGCCACCTACGCGTACAGCGCCGAGACCCGCAAGCTCGTCCCGTTCGTCAACTACGCCTCGGCCCGCCTCGCCATGGCCACGTCCGACATCGAACGCAAGCTCGTCTCCGCGAAGTCCCTGGCAAAGTACGCTCGGGGCCCCTTGACCGGCATACCGGGCGCCCCCGAATCCCTCCCCACCCCGAAGGACCTCGGGAAAGCCCCATGGTCCCTGTGCGTCCGCCGTACCGGAACGGACACCACCGTCTCCTTGGTAGGCGGCCGGGACGTGGGAGGCACAGCCCTCGCCGAGAACCAAGGCCTGTTGGTGAGCGCCGACTCCCAATCCTGGCTCATCTGGCACAGCACCAGGATGGAGATCTCCCCGAGAGCAGCACGGGTTCTCAGCCCCCAACAGCCCGTCCCGGTGGACCCGCATTGGCTGAACGGGCTTCCCCAAGGCCCCGACTTCGCGGCACCGACCGTCCCGGGGCGCGGCGGGAACGTCCCTGGCCCCAACGGGGCACCGACTCCCACGGGCCAGGTCTTCCACGTACAGGCCATCGCGGGCACCCCCGAGCGCTGGTACGTCCAGCTTCCCGACGGCCTGTCGAACATCTCCGCCACCCAAGCACGTCTCCTCATGGACGTCCCCGCTGCGGCCCCACCCCGGGACATCACCCCGGCTGCCGCCGCGTCCAGCCCGTCCAGGACGAACCTCTACAGCCGCGAACTGCCCGAGTCGCCACCCCGCATCACGAGCTACGACCCCAGCCAGCCGCTCTGCACCGTTTACCGCGACACGGACAAGCTCTCCACCAGCGCCGGTTTCACCATCGGTGGCACGCTCCCGACCACCACACCGACCCCTGCGGGCCTAGACCAAGTCGTCATCCCGGGCGGCGCCACCTTCGCGGGCACCCTCCCGGGCCCTGACCAGTCACCCGAATCCTTCGCCCTCATCACCGACCAGGGCACGCGCTACCCGATCGCGACCCCGGACGACATCAGCAAGCTCGGCTACACCTCGAACCAGGCGGTCCCCGTCCCCACAAACCTTCTCGCCCTCTTCGAAGAGGGCCCGACCCTCACGGCCACCGCAGCCAGAAGGCCGATTCCGGCCAATAACCCACCAGTAGCAACAAGCCCCTGA
- a CDS encoding pyruvate carboxylase — MISKLLVANRGEIAVRAFRAAYELGIASVAVYAHEDRHALHRQKADEAYEIGERGHPVRAYLDVDGIVETALRVGADAVYPGYGFLSESPELAEACERNGIKFVGPPSAVLNLAGNKIEAVAAARRAGLPVLRSATPEEGRELEAADGVGFPLFVKAAAGGGGRGLRRVDHREDLEAAVQTARREAQSAFGDPTVFLEQAVDRPRHIEVQVLADGGGQTVHLRERDCSVQRRHQKVVEIAPAPNLDAQVAERLCRDAVAFAREIGYENAGTVEFLVDDRGRHVFIEMNPRIQVEHTVTEEVTGVDLVQSQLRIAGGESLRDLGISQEDVTVSGFAVQCRITTEDPANDFRPDTGKISAYRSPGGAGVRLDTGTAYGGAIVSPHFDSLLVKLTCRGRTFADAVGRARRAVAEFRIRGVASNIPFLQALLEEADFRAGGVTTSYIADHPELLTARSSGDRATRLVRYLADVTVNKPHGEQPTDLDPATKLPPLAMDGPFPQGSRDRLLSLGPRAFAERLRAQDALAVTDTTFRDAHQSLLATRVRTYDLVNAAPYLARMTPQLLSVEAWGGATYDVALRFLGESPWDRLAAIREAAPNLCIQMLLRGRNTVGYTPYPDSVARAFVKEAASTGVDIFRVFDALNDVGRMRPAIDAALQTHALVEGTLCYTGDLSSPDERLYTLDYYLRLAEELVQAGVHILCIKDMAGLLRAPAARTLVTALRERFDLPVHLHTHDTAGGQIGTYVAAIEAGVDAVDGAAAPLSGTTSQPPLQAIVAATDFTGRATGLDLDALTVMEPYWEAVRRLYAPFEMGLPSPTGRVYRHEIPGGQLSNLRQQAVALGLGDRFEEVERCYEAADRILGRLVKVTPSSKVVGDLALHLVAAGADPDDFFENPDRYDIPDSVIGFLNGELGDPPGGWPEPFRTKALAGRQYTPARAELSRDEEKALTGAQVRDTLDRLLFPAPAKEYRESRAAYGDLSVLPTGAFLYGLRTGHEVAFDLEPGVRVLADLEAVGEIDEAGVRQVICSVNGQLRTLSVRDRSVASDAPPVERADPDEPGHVAAPFDGSVTLRVAKGDRVAAGDVVATIEAMKMEAAITAPVAGTVARLAVPAAAPVQAGDLLLVVG, encoded by the coding sequence GTGATATCGAAGTTGCTCGTCGCGAACCGGGGCGAGATCGCCGTGCGGGCCTTCCGCGCGGCCTACGAGCTCGGGATCGCGAGCGTCGCGGTCTACGCGCACGAGGACCGGCACGCGCTGCACCGGCAGAAGGCGGACGAGGCGTACGAGATCGGGGAGCGGGGGCATCCGGTCCGGGCGTACCTGGACGTGGACGGGATCGTGGAGACCGCGCTCCGGGTCGGGGCGGACGCCGTCTACCCCGGGTACGGGTTCCTGTCGGAGAGCCCGGAGCTGGCCGAGGCGTGCGAGCGGAACGGGATCAAGTTCGTCGGGCCGCCGTCGGCGGTGCTTAACCTGGCGGGCAACAAGATCGAGGCGGTCGCGGCGGCGCGGCGGGCCGGGCTGCCGGTGCTGCGGTCGGCGACGCCCGAGGAGGGGCGGGAGCTCGAGGCCGCGGACGGGGTCGGGTTCCCGCTGTTCGTGAAGGCCGCGGCCGGCGGCGGCGGGCGCGGGCTGCGGCGGGTCGACCACCGGGAGGATCTCGAGGCGGCCGTGCAGACGGCGCGCCGGGAGGCGCAGAGCGCGTTCGGGGATCCGACGGTGTTCCTGGAGCAGGCCGTCGACCGGCCGCGGCACATCGAGGTGCAGGTGCTCGCCGACGGCGGCGGGCAGACGGTGCACCTGCGGGAGCGGGACTGCTCGGTGCAGCGGCGCCACCAGAAGGTCGTGGAGATCGCGCCCGCGCCGAACCTGGACGCGCAGGTCGCGGAGCGGCTGTGCCGGGACGCCGTCGCGTTCGCGCGCGAGATCGGTTACGAGAACGCGGGCACGGTGGAGTTCCTCGTGGACGACCGGGGCCGCCACGTGTTCATCGAGATGAACCCGCGCATCCAGGTCGAGCACACGGTGACCGAGGAGGTCACCGGCGTCGACCTGGTGCAGAGCCAGCTGCGGATCGCCGGTGGGGAGTCGCTGCGGGATCTCGGGATCTCGCAGGAGGACGTGACCGTGTCGGGGTTCGCGGTGCAGTGCCGGATCACGACCGAGGACCCGGCGAACGACTTCCGGCCCGACACCGGCAAGATCTCGGCGTACCGGTCGCCGGGCGGCGCCGGGGTTCGGCTCGACACGGGCACCGCCTACGGGGGCGCCATCGTGAGCCCCCACTTCGACTCCCTGCTCGTGAAGCTGACGTGCCGGGGACGGACGTTCGCCGACGCGGTCGGGCGCGCGCGCAGAGCGGTCGCGGAGTTCCGCATCCGCGGTGTGGCGAGCAACATCCCGTTCCTGCAGGCACTCCTGGAGGAGGCGGACTTCCGCGCGGGCGGCGTCACGACGTCGTACATCGCCGACCACCCCGAGCTGCTGACGGCCCGGTCTAGCGGTGACCGCGCGACGCGGCTCGTCCGGTACCTGGCGGACGTCACGGTCAACAAGCCGCACGGCGAGCAGCCCACGGACCTGGACCCGGCGACGAAGCTGCCGCCGCTGGCCATGGACGGCCCGTTCCCGCAGGGCTCGCGCGACCGGCTGCTGTCGCTGGGGCCGCGCGCGTTCGCCGAGCGGCTCCGGGCGCAGGACGCGCTGGCCGTCACCGACACGACGTTCCGGGACGCGCACCAGTCGCTCCTGGCGACGCGAGTACGCACGTACGACCTGGTGAACGCCGCGCCTTACCTCGCGCGCATGACGCCGCAGCTGCTGTCGGTGGAGGCGTGGGGCGGGGCGACCTACGACGTCGCGCTGCGGTTCCTGGGGGAGTCGCCGTGGGACCGCCTGGCGGCGATCCGGGAGGCCGCGCCGAACCTGTGCATCCAGATGCTCCTGCGGGGGCGCAACACCGTGGGGTACACGCCGTACCCCGATTCGGTGGCGCGCGCGTTCGTCAAGGAGGCGGCGAGCACGGGCGTGGACATCTTCCGCGTGTTCGACGCGCTCAACGACGTCGGGCGCATGCGTCCCGCGATCGACGCCGCGCTGCAGACGCACGCTCTGGTCGAGGGCACCCTGTGCTACACCGGCGACCTGTCGTCCCCGGACGAGCGCCTCTACACACTCGACTACTACCTGCGCCTTGCGGAGGAACTGGTGCAGGCTGGCGTCCACATCCTGTGCATCAAGGACATGGCCGGGCTCCTCAGGGCGCCCGCCGCGCGCACACTGGTCACGGCCCTGCGCGAGCGGTTCGACCTGCCGGTCCACCTGCACACGCACGACACCGCGGGCGGGCAGATCGGGACGTACGTGGCCGCGATCGAGGCCGGGGTGGACGCCGTGGACGGTGCGGCCGCGCCGCTGTCGGGCACGACGAGCCAGCCGCCGCTGCAGGCGATCGTGGCGGCGACCGACTTCACCGGACGCGCGACCGGCCTCGACCTCGACGCGCTGACGGTGATGGAGCCGTACTGGGAGGCCGTCCGGCGGCTGTACGCGCCGTTCGAGATGGGTTTGCCGTCGCCGACCGGGCGCGTGTACCGGCACGAGATCCCGGGCGGGCAGCTGTCGAACCTGCGGCAGCAGGCCGTCGCGCTGGGCCTGGGCGACCGGTTCGAGGAGGTCGAGCGGTGCTACGAGGCCGCCGACCGCATCCTGGGGCGGCTGGTGAAGGTGACGCCGTCCAGCAAGGTCGTCGGGGACCTGGCGCTGCACCTGGTGGCGGCGGGCGCCGACCCGGACGACTTCTTCGAGAACCCCGACCGGTACGACATCCCGGACAGCGTCATCGGGTTCCTCAACGGCGAGCTGGGCGACCCGCCGGGCGGCTGGCCCGAGCCGTTCCGTACGAAGGCCCTGGCCGGACGCCAGTACACGCCCGCGCGCGCGGAGCTGAGCCGGGACGAGGAGAAGGCGCTCACGGGCGCGCAGGTGCGCGACACGCTCGACCGTCTCCTTTTCCCCGCGCCGGCCAAGGAGTACAGGGAGTCGCGCGCCGCGTACGGCGACCTGTCCGTGCTGCCGACGGGGGCTTTCCTTTACGGCTTGCGGACCGGCCACGAGGTCGCGTTCGACCTCGAACCGGGCGTGCGCGTCCTGGCGGACCTCGAGGCCGTCGGGGAGATCGACGAGGCGGGCGTCCGGCAGGTGATCTGCTCGGTGAACGGGCAGCTCCGCACGCTGTCGGTGCGCGACCGGTCCGTCGCGTCGGACGCGCCGCCGGTCGAGCGGGCGGACCCGGACGAGCCGGGCCACGTCGCCGCCCCGTTCGACGGATCGGTGACGCTGCGGGTCGCGAAGGGCGACCGGGTCGCGGCGGGCGACGTCGTCGCGACGATCGAGGCCATGAAGATGGAGGCCGCGATCACCGCGCCCGTCGCCGGGACCGTCGCGCGCCTCGCCGTCCCCGCGGCGGCGCCCGTCCAGGCCGGTGACCTGCTGCTGGTCGTCGGCTGA
- a CDS encoding DUF6177 family protein, with the protein MIQAAGGADVLTDSAMVVLHDRPLVPLSPTISEFLAECEATGRTLQIVTPSDARITVPLRTSKAQWIVHDNGYYEGLTGRPMHWDGAMFVPVPDARNYAPTYTTPLAAPISPQLVLTLQATHTPDAPLGQYVHHLMHLFTGHPPAGWGLTEPLQHPWDTADLTAHVRTTPNTRLIAVPYGTRPAIATASFTPLSAPSSGIAETTTLTIGYGPNESVPVDDVPSLIGELAAEAVPTTVLARIDPGRPDLTIEPRWAGPSSPIGLAAHGTFTGPPGFARRHLGPLTWFPLGEGRSPDYWHRHQTLQTFLRTSQDAEVMH; encoded by the coding sequence ATGATCCAGGCCGCCGGCGGCGCCGACGTCCTCACCGACAGCGCGATGGTCGTCCTACACGATCGTCCGCTCGTCCCGCTGAGCCCCACCATCTCCGAGTTCCTCGCCGAATGCGAAGCCACCGGCCGCACCCTGCAGATCGTCACCCCGTCCGACGCACGAATCACAGTGCCGCTGCGCACGTCCAAGGCCCAGTGGATCGTGCACGACAACGGCTACTACGAAGGCTTGACCGGACGTCCGATGCACTGGGACGGCGCAATGTTCGTCCCCGTACCCGATGCCCGCAACTACGCCCCCACCTACACGACACCCCTCGCAGCACCGATCAGCCCACAACTCGTCCTCACACTGCAAGCGACGCACACCCCCGACGCCCCGCTCGGCCAGTACGTCCACCACCTCATGCACCTCTTCACCGGCCACCCACCAGCCGGCTGGGGCCTTACCGAACCCCTGCAACACCCGTGGGACACAGCAGACCTGACCGCCCACGTCCGAACTACACCGAACACCCGCCTGATCGCAGTGCCCTATGGCACCCGTCCCGCAATCGCCACGGCGAGCTTCACGCCACTCTCCGCCCCGTCCTCAGGGATCGCGGAAACAACCACGCTCACCATCGGATATGGCCCGAACGAATCCGTGCCCGTCGACGACGTTCCGTCCCTCATCGGCGAACTCGCAGCCGAAGCAGTTCCAACCACCGTCCTGGCCCGAATCGATCCCGGCCGCCCCGACCTCACCATCGAACCCCGCTGGGCGGGCCCCTCGTCCCCCATCGGGCTGGCCGCTCACGGAACCTTCACCGGCCCACCGGGCTTCGCCCGCCGCCACCTAGGCCCCCTGACATGGTTCCCCCTAGGCGAAGGTCGCTCCCCCGACTACTGGCACCGCCACCAAACCCTCCAAACCTTCCTCCGCACCAGCCAGGATGCGGAAGTCATGCATTGA
- a CDS encoding S8 family serine peptidase: MPGSYEACKTHMRHADQHFHHDGHEHAPAFGLPRPRDEEWWFSAWEIEQKVWPLTRGEGVTVGLLDTGVEARLPDLQGAVLPGTGFGTTESRDGRRDVDTRLGGHGTAMAALIAGQGLGTGMVGIAPGAKVLPVARPSGGSGQLNKEIKYAVDHGAKVINMSFAMPLAYCPIGMQEEIAYAIKRDVVVVAGAGNEGRRDNAVNAPANCPGVLTVGGVTADLELWDRSTPGDTVMLAAPAVDVGSIGKDGTFSWKTSGTSQATALTSGVVALMRARYPEMSAREVVQRLLATAKDIGPPGWDRKTGYGAIIPYLALSSDVASKAPNPVYDRFDRLHQDGGDNEGRVTIGPSAGPQITDAASQQRDNSFLPYVATLVGLAISGAAFYLGARFRRRRKATGKSLR, from the coding sequence ATGCCAGGCTCATATGAAGCCTGCAAAACGCATATGCGCCATGCTGATCAGCACTTTCATCACGATGGCCACGAGCATGCCCCCGCATTCGGGTTGCCACGGCCTCGGGACGAAGAGTGGTGGTTCAGCGCATGGGAGATCGAGCAGAAGGTATGGCCGTTGACACGCGGTGAAGGCGTCACCGTGGGGCTGCTCGACACAGGGGTAGAAGCTCGGCTACCTGACCTTCAGGGGGCGGTGCTCCCCGGCACAGGGTTCGGTACGACCGAGAGTCGTGACGGAAGGCGCGACGTGGATACGAGGCTGGGCGGCCACGGCACCGCCATGGCAGCGTTAATCGCTGGCCAGGGGCTTGGAACCGGAATGGTGGGAATTGCACCCGGAGCCAAGGTGCTTCCTGTTGCTCGGCCGTCCGGTGGATCCGGCCAACTGAACAAGGAGATCAAGTACGCCGTCGACCACGGCGCCAAGGTGATCAACATGTCGTTCGCGATGCCACTGGCATATTGCCCCATAGGCATGCAAGAGGAAATTGCCTATGCGATCAAGCGCGATGTCGTGGTGGTGGCCGGGGCCGGTAACGAAGGACGGCGGGACAACGCTGTGAACGCACCGGCGAACTGCCCCGGCGTACTGACCGTGGGAGGCGTAACCGCTGACCTCGAGCTGTGGGATAGATCGACCCCGGGAGACACTGTCATGCTCGCCGCCCCGGCGGTCGATGTGGGGTCCATCGGCAAAGACGGAACCTTCAGCTGGAAGACGAGCGGCACAAGCCAGGCCACAGCCCTAACCTCCGGCGTAGTGGCCCTGATGCGCGCACGCTATCCCGAGATGTCCGCCCGCGAAGTCGTCCAGCGACTACTCGCCACAGCCAAGGACATCGGCCCCCCAGGCTGGGACAGAAAAACCGGCTACGGAGCCATAATTCCATACTTGGCTCTAAGCAGTGATGTAGCCTCCAAGGCGCCCAACCCGGTCTACGACCGGTTTGACCGCCTCCACCAGGATGGCGGTGACAACGAAGGGAGAGTCACGATAGGTCCCTCCGCGGGGCCACAGATAACCGATGCGGCTTCACAGCAACGCGATAATTCGTTTCTCCCATACGTGGCGACCTTGGTCGGTCTTGCTATCAGCGGTGCAGCTTTCTACCTAGGAGCCCGTTTCCGCCGTCGACGCAAAGCGACTGGGAAATCCTTGAGGTAA